One window of Gemmatimonas sp. UBA7669 genomic DNA carries:
- a CDS encoding CoA-binding protein — MEILGVDEKLTGGDTSWRERLVEEPEAIASVLKQARRVAVIGIKPEIAGGPAYYVPQYLQAHGYEIIPVPVYFPDITEILGEPVHRELHTIEGPIDLVVLFRRSPDVAQHVDEIIAARPRAVWMQLGIANEDAAEALARAGILVVQDRCTKVEHQQLR, encoded by the coding sequence GTGGAGATACTGGGAGTGGATGAGAAGCTAACAGGTGGTGACACGTCGTGGCGGGAGCGTCTTGTCGAGGAGCCGGAGGCCATTGCCTCGGTGCTGAAGCAGGCGCGACGCGTGGCCGTCATCGGCATCAAGCCGGAAATCGCCGGTGGACCGGCGTATTACGTGCCGCAGTACCTGCAGGCCCACGGCTACGAGATCATCCCGGTGCCGGTGTACTTCCCCGACATCACCGAGATCCTCGGCGAGCCGGTGCATCGCGAACTCCACACCATCGAGGGGCCCATCGATCTCGTGGTGCTGTTCCGTCGCTCACCCGACGTGGCGCAGCATGTGGACGAGATCATCGCCGCGCGCCCGCGCGCGGTGTGGATGCAGCTCGGCATCGCCAATGAGGACGCCGCCGAGGCGCTGGCACGGGCCGGCATTCTGGTGGTACAGGATCGCTGCACCAAGGTGGAGCATCAGCAGCTGCGCTGA
- a CDS encoding saccharopine dehydrogenase family protein yields MRLLVLGAGLQGTACAFDLLNVSTVTQVLLADVRVGPLPPFLAAHAGPRLEQLALDVRSDDAVRAVFARCDAVLSAIPYYYNANLARLAVEMGVHFTDLGGNTEIVQQQKQLDAAARAKGVSVIPDTGLAPGMVNVIAQHGIDQFDTVNRVKLFVGGLPQEPEPPLGYQIAYSIEGMVDYYTTPSLVVRDGRPAQVRALSERETVHFGGDIGDLEAFHTAGGLSTMVYRYAGQIPTMEYKTLRYPGHAHIMEAIRDLGLLDTTAVDVKGQQVVPRDVFVKVAGDHLRKGKPDLVALRVEVTGTKDGTHATRAWQVIDRYDAAHGISAMMRTTGYTLSITGQLQAGGDIAPGVHTPDECVPAERYFRMLGERGIGVREV; encoded by the coding sequence ATGCGTTTGCTCGTCCTCGGCGCGGGACTGCAAGGTACCGCGTGCGCGTTCGATCTGCTCAATGTGTCCACCGTGACACAGGTGCTGCTGGCCGACGTGCGCGTCGGTCCCTTGCCCCCGTTTCTTGCAGCACATGCCGGACCGCGCCTCGAACAACTGGCGCTCGACGTGCGCAGCGACGATGCCGTGCGCGCCGTGTTCGCGCGCTGCGACGCCGTCCTCAGTGCCATCCCGTACTACTACAACGCCAATCTCGCGCGGCTTGCCGTGGAGATGGGCGTGCACTTCACCGATCTCGGTGGCAACACCGAAATCGTGCAGCAACAGAAGCAGCTCGATGCCGCGGCCCGCGCCAAGGGGGTAAGTGTGATCCCCGACACAGGGCTCGCGCCGGGCATGGTCAACGTCATCGCCCAGCATGGCATCGATCAGTTCGACACGGTGAACCGGGTCAAACTGTTCGTGGGCGGACTGCCGCAGGAACCCGAGCCGCCCCTGGGCTACCAGATCGCGTACTCCATCGAGGGCATGGTGGATTATTACACGACGCCGTCGCTGGTCGTGCGGGACGGCCGCCCCGCCCAGGTGCGCGCCTTGTCAGAGCGTGAGACCGTGCACTTTGGCGGTGACATTGGCGATCTCGAAGCCTTCCACACCGCCGGTGGGCTCAGCACCATGGTGTACCGGTATGCAGGGCAGATTCCCACCATGGAGTACAAGACGCTGCGCTACCCCGGGCACGCGCACATCATGGAAGCCATTCGCGACCTCGGTCTGCTGGACACGACGGCCGTGGACGTGAAGGGGCAGCAGGTCGTGCCGCGCGATGTGTTCGTGAAGGTGGCCGGCGATCACCTGCGCAAGGGCAAGCCGGACCTGGTTGCGCTGCGCGTGGAAGTGACGGGCACGAAGGACGGCACACACGCCACGCGCGCCTGGCAGGTCATCGACCGCTACGACGCCGCGCATGGCATTTCCGCCATGATGCGCACGACCGGTTACACGCTGTCCATCACGGGGCAATTGCAGGCCGGCGGTGACATTGCACCGGGCGTGCATACGCCGGATGAGTGTGTGCCGGCGGAGCGGTATTTCAGGATGCTGGGGGAGAGAGGGATTGGGGTGAGGGAGGTGTGA